From Actinoplanes oblitus, a single genomic window includes:
- a CDS encoding DUF4396 domain-containing protein, with protein MTSEAHHSHDGPHAATHEHAGHQPPAATWAAAAAATLHCLTGCAIGEVLGMVIGTAAGLSNAATVVLSIALAFVFGYGLTMRGVLRAGVGFRTALKVALAADTVSIAVMELLDNAFVLAVPGAMDAGLTSALFWISLASSLIVAFLLTTPVNRWMIGRGKGHAVVHQYHHGH; from the coding sequence ATGACTTCAGAGGCGCACCACTCCCATGACGGACCGCACGCCGCGACGCACGAGCACGCCGGCCACCAGCCACCGGCGGCGACGTGGGCGGCCGCGGCGGCGGCAACCCTGCACTGCCTGACCGGCTGCGCCATCGGCGAGGTGCTGGGCATGGTGATCGGCACCGCGGCCGGGCTGTCCAACGCGGCCACCGTCGTGCTGTCGATCGCGTTGGCGTTCGTGTTCGGCTACGGCCTGACCATGCGCGGCGTGCTGCGCGCCGGCGTCGGCTTCCGCACCGCGCTCAAGGTCGCTCTCGCTGCCGACACCGTGTCGATCGCGGTGATGGAGCTGCTGGACAACGCGTTCGTGCTCGCGGTGCCCGGTGCGATGGACGCGGGCCTGACCAGTGCCCTGTTCTGGATCTCGCTGGCCAGTTCACTCATCGTGGCCTTCCTGCTGACCACCCCGGTCAACCGGTGGATGATCGGCCGCGGCAAGGGTCACGCCGTGGTGCACCAGTACCACCACGGCCACTGA
- a CDS encoding GNAT family N-acetyltransferase, which yields MMIRRERPDDGDAIHAITAAAFRGLPYSAPPVEPGGDPGEAALVSWLRADAGWIPELSLVAIEDDQVVGHVVATRAHVEDRPVLGLGPLSVLPRRQRAGLGSALMHAVLGAADALGEPLVALLGNPAFYRRFGFVAAQPAGIAAPVPAWGDNFQVRTLSQYDGQAGRFRYAEPFDRL from the coding sequence ATGATGATTCGACGGGAACGCCCCGACGATGGTGACGCGATCCACGCGATCACGGCGGCCGCGTTCCGCGGCCTCCCGTACAGCGCACCCCCGGTGGAGCCGGGTGGTGATCCCGGCGAGGCGGCGCTCGTCTCGTGGTTGCGCGCCGATGCTGGGTGGATCCCGGAGCTGTCACTGGTCGCGATCGAGGACGACCAGGTCGTCGGCCACGTCGTCGCGACGCGGGCTCATGTCGAGGACCGCCCGGTCCTGGGCCTGGGGCCGCTGAGTGTTCTCCCGCGCCGCCAGCGAGCCGGCCTGGGTTCCGCCCTGATGCACGCCGTTCTCGGCGCGGCCGACGCGCTCGGCGAGCCCCTGGTGGCGCTGCTCGGCAACCCCGCCTTCTACCGCCGGTTCGGCTTCGTCGCGGCGCAGCCGGCCGGGATCGCCGCGCCGGTCCCCGCCTGGGGTGACAACTTCCAGGTCCGAACCCTCAGCCAGTACGACGGCCAGGCCGGCCGCTTCCGGTACGCCGAACCCTTCGACCGGCTCTGA
- a CDS encoding MmyB family transcriptional regulator: MQSLLDAMTDAPAFVRNGRLDILAVNALGQALYSPAYAAAARPVNLARFCFLDPAAEGLYADWAEAADTTANLLRTEARRDPADPGLTLTAYSAEAGTPAHDTLRLLASWAATAAGAGAQGVP, encoded by the coding sequence GTGCAGAGCCTGCTGGACGCCATGACCGACGCGCCGGCGTTCGTCCGCAACGGCCGGCTCGACATCCTCGCCGTCAACGCCCTCGGGCAGGCGCTCTACTCGCCCGCCTACGCCGCTGCCGCGCGACCGGTCAACCTGGCCCGGTTCTGCTTCCTCGACCCGGCGGCCGAGGGGCTCTACGCGGACTGGGCCGAGGCCGCCGACACGACAGCGAACCTGCTGCGCACCGAGGCCAGGCGCGACCCGGCCGACCCCGGGCTGACCCTCACCGCGTACAGCGCCGAGGCCGGCACCCCGGCCCACGACACGCTGCGCCTGCTGGCCAGCTGGGCCGCCACGGCGGCGGGGGCGGGTGCTCAGGGCGTACCGTAA
- a CDS encoding IclR family transcriptional regulator, translating into MAEARQSPAAHHTLRILGYLSAQRGPVPAATITTALGLPRSTVYRLLGVMEQHGFVIHYPEVERYGIGLAAFELSSGFARQEPLARLGAPILAALVDRVRQSAHLSVLHGRDVIYLVEERAPGRPPLVTNVGVRLPSHITASGRAQLAALPDVQLRALFPNRAAFAGRAEGSPTRLSELRAILIRERRQGYALEDGEVTEGLVSVAVAIRDRSGWPIAGIAVTYPQVPAPDRPHLVAEVRHHANELARRIRGQKIL; encoded by the coding sequence ATGGCCGAGGCGAGACAATCCCCGGCCGCGCATCACACCCTGCGGATCCTCGGCTACCTGTCGGCGCAGCGGGGCCCGGTGCCGGCCGCGACCATCACGACAGCGCTCGGGCTGCCGCGATCGACGGTGTACCGGCTGCTCGGCGTCATGGAACAGCACGGCTTCGTGATCCACTACCCGGAGGTGGAGCGGTACGGCATCGGACTGGCCGCGTTCGAGCTCAGCTCCGGGTTCGCCCGCCAGGAGCCGCTGGCCCGGCTCGGTGCGCCGATCCTGGCCGCACTCGTCGACCGGGTCCGGCAGTCGGCGCACCTGTCCGTCCTGCACGGCCGCGACGTGATCTACCTGGTCGAGGAGCGCGCGCCCGGGCGCCCGCCGCTGGTCACCAACGTCGGCGTGCGCCTGCCCAGCCACATCACCGCCAGCGGCCGCGCCCAGCTCGCCGCCCTGCCGGACGTCCAGCTGCGCGCCCTGTTCCCGAACCGCGCGGCCTTCGCCGGCCGCGCCGAGGGCAGTCCGACCCGGCTGTCCGAGCTGCGCGCCATCCTCATCCGCGAGCGCCGCCAGGGCTATGCCCTGGAGGACGGCGAGGTCACCGAGGGCCTGGTGTCGGTCGCGGTGGCGATCCGGGACCGCTCCGGCTGGCCGATCGCCGGCATCGCCGTCACCTATCCGCAGGTCCCGGCCCCGGACCGTCCCCACCTGGTGGCCGAGGTCCGCCACCACGCCAACGAGCTGGCCCGCCGCATCCGAGGCCAGAAGATCCTGTAA
- the hutH gene encoding histidine ammonia-lyase: protein MAFTSPSSGRTASVRLGAGAPALADVVAIARHDAFIDIDKEALDGVAETRRLIEALAGDTEPHYGISTGFGALATKFISADRRAQLQQSLVRSHAAGSGPEVEREVVRALMTLRLSTLLTGRTGVRPVVAETYAAVLNAGITPVVHEYGSLGCSGDLAPLAHCALVLMGEGEARTPDGRLVDGGTALAEAGITPVTLAEKEGLALINGTDGMLGHLALALADLDLLMSTADIAGAMSVEALLGTDAVFAADLQALRPQLGQAAAAANFRTLLHDSPLIASHKGPECTRVQDAYSLRCAPQVHGAARDTVEHARLIAGRELASAVDNPVVTPDGRVESNGNFHGAPVAYVLDFLAIAVADVASMSERRTDRMLDPNRSHGLPPFLADEVGVDSGLMIAQYTAAGITSELKRLAVPASVDSIPSSAMQEDHVSMGWAAARKLRKAVDGLAQVLAIEIMTAARGIDLRAPLLPGKATGSVVRLIRDEVSGPGPDRFLAPEIAAVAAAVRSGAVLNAAGPLL from the coding sequence ATGGCCTTCACGTCTCCTTCCTCTGGCCGGACCGCGTCCGTGCGGCTCGGCGCCGGTGCGCCCGCGCTCGCCGACGTGGTCGCGATCGCCCGCCACGACGCATTCATTGATATCGATAAAGAGGCCCTGGACGGGGTGGCCGAGACCCGGCGGCTGATCGAGGCGCTCGCCGGCGACACCGAGCCGCATTACGGCATCAGCACCGGCTTCGGCGCGCTCGCCACCAAATTCATCAGCGCCGACCGCCGCGCCCAGCTCCAGCAGAGCCTGGTCCGCTCGCACGCGGCCGGCTCCGGGCCGGAGGTGGAGCGCGAGGTCGTCCGGGCGCTGATGACGCTGCGCCTGTCCACCCTGCTGACCGGGCGTACCGGGGTCCGTCCGGTGGTCGCCGAGACCTACGCCGCGGTGCTCAACGCCGGGATCACCCCGGTGGTGCACGAGTACGGCTCGCTCGGCTGCTCCGGTGACCTCGCCCCGCTCGCCCACTGTGCCCTGGTGCTGATGGGCGAGGGCGAGGCGCGTACCCCGGACGGGCGGCTGGTCGACGGCGGCACGGCGCTGGCCGAGGCCGGGATCACCCCGGTCACCCTGGCCGAGAAGGAGGGGCTGGCGCTGATCAACGGCACCGACGGCATGCTCGGCCACCTCGCCCTCGCCCTCGCCGACCTGGACCTGCTGATGTCGACGGCCGACATCGCCGGAGCGATGAGCGTGGAGGCGCTGCTCGGCACCGACGCGGTGTTCGCCGCCGACCTGCAGGCGCTGCGCCCGCAGCTCGGACAGGCCGCCGCGGCCGCGAACTTCCGCACGCTGCTGCACGACTCGCCGCTGATCGCCAGCCACAAGGGCCCGGAGTGCACCCGGGTGCAGGACGCGTACTCGCTGCGCTGCGCCCCGCAGGTGCACGGCGCGGCCCGCGACACCGTCGAGCACGCGCGCCTGATCGCCGGGCGGGAGCTGGCCTCGGCCGTCGACAACCCGGTGGTCACCCCGGACGGGCGGGTCGAGTCGAACGGCAACTTCCACGGCGCCCCGGTCGCGTACGTGCTGGACTTCCTGGCCATCGCGGTCGCCGACGTGGCCAGCATGTCGGAACGGCGTACCGACCGGATGCTCGACCCGAACCGCAGCCACGGCCTGCCGCCGTTCCTGGCCGACGAGGTCGGCGTCGACTCCGGGCTGATGATCGCCCAGTACACCGCGGCCGGCATCACCAGCGAGCTCAAGCGCCTCGCGGTGCCCGCCTCGGTCGACTCGATCCCGTCCTCGGCCATGCAGGAGGACCACGTGTCGATGGGCTGGGCCGCCGCCCGCAAGCTGCGCAAGGCCGTCGACGGGCTGGCCCAGGTGCTGGCCATCGAGATCATGACGGCGGCGCGGGGCATCGACCTGCGCGCGCCACTGCTGCCCGGTAAGGCGACCGGCTCGGTCGTACGCCTGATCCGCGACGAGGTGAGCGGGCCCGGACCGGACCGCTTCCTCGCCCCCGAAATCGCGGCGGTCGCCGCCGCGGTCCGCTCCGGTGCGGTGCTGAACGCCGCCGGACCCCTGCTCTGA
- the hutU gene encoding urocanate hydratase, which produces MADFSAGARPVRAPRGSQLTAKSWQTEAPMRMLMNNLDPEVAERPDDLVVYGGTGRAARSWAAYDAIVATLRELESDETLLVQSGKPVGVFRTHEWAPRVLIANSNLVGDWATWPEFRRLEQAGLTMYGQMTAGSWIYIGTQGILQGTYETFAAVAVKHFGGSLAGTLTLTAGAGGMGGAQPLAVTLNGGAVLIVDVDAARLRRRVEHRYLDEMTDDLDDALARVVAAKNEGRALSVGVVGNAATVFPLLLDRRAPIDIVTDQTSAHDPLSYLPEGIGVEDWHRRAAEDPEAFTKAARASMAKHVEAMVGFQDRGAAVFDYGNSIRAEAELGGYHRAFAFPGFVPAYIRPQFEEGRGPFRWAALSGDPADIAKTDQAILELFPDNEPLARWITAAGEKVHFEGLPARICWLGYQERHLAGLKFNEMVASGELSAPIVIGRDHLDSGSVASPYRETEAMRDGSDAIADWPLLNALLNTASGATWVSLHHGGGVGIGRSLHAGQVTVADGTELAARKIERVLTNDPGSGVMRHVDAGYEHAAEVARTRGLKIPMLEEK; this is translated from the coding sequence ATGGCTGACTTCTCCGCCGGCGCCCGGCCGGTCCGGGCACCCCGCGGCTCCCAGCTCACCGCCAAGTCGTGGCAGACCGAGGCCCCGATGCGGATGCTGATGAACAACCTCGACCCCGAGGTCGCCGAACGCCCCGACGACCTGGTCGTCTACGGCGGCACCGGCCGCGCGGCCCGCAGCTGGGCGGCCTACGACGCGATCGTCGCGACACTGCGCGAGCTGGAGTCCGACGAGACGCTGCTGGTCCAGTCCGGCAAGCCGGTCGGCGTCTTCCGGACCCACGAGTGGGCACCCCGGGTGCTGATCGCCAACTCGAACCTGGTCGGCGACTGGGCGACCTGGCCCGAGTTCCGCCGCCTGGAGCAGGCCGGGCTCACCATGTACGGGCAGATGACCGCCGGCTCGTGGATCTACATCGGGACCCAGGGCATCCTGCAGGGCACCTACGAGACGTTCGCCGCGGTCGCCGTCAAGCACTTCGGCGGCAGCCTGGCCGGCACCCTCACCCTGACCGCCGGCGCCGGCGGGATGGGCGGCGCCCAGCCGCTCGCCGTCACCCTCAACGGCGGCGCCGTGCTGATCGTCGACGTCGACGCGGCCCGGCTGCGCCGCCGGGTCGAGCACCGCTACCTCGACGAGATGACCGACGACCTCGACGACGCCCTGGCCCGGGTGGTGGCCGCCAAGAACGAGGGGCGGGCGTTGTCGGTCGGCGTGGTCGGCAACGCCGCCACGGTCTTCCCGCTGCTGCTGGACAGGCGGGCGCCGATCGACATCGTCACCGACCAGACCAGCGCGCACGACCCGCTCAGCTACCTGCCCGAGGGCATCGGCGTCGAGGACTGGCACCGGCGGGCCGCCGAGGACCCGGAGGCCTTCACCAAGGCGGCCCGGGCCAGCATGGCCAAGCACGTCGAGGCGATGGTCGGCTTCCAGGACCGGGGCGCCGCGGTGTTCGACTACGGCAACTCGATCCGCGCCGAGGCCGAACTGGGCGGCTACCACCGGGCGTTCGCCTTCCCCGGCTTCGTACCCGCCTACATCCGGCCGCAGTTCGAGGAGGGCCGCGGCCCGTTCCGCTGGGCGGCGCTCTCCGGCGACCCGGCCGACATCGCCAAGACCGACCAGGCCATCCTCGAGCTGTTCCCGGACAACGAGCCGCTGGCCCGGTGGATCACGGCGGCCGGCGAGAAGGTGCACTTCGAGGGCCTGCCCGCGCGGATCTGCTGGCTCGGATACCAGGAACGGCACCTGGCCGGGCTCAAGTTCAACGAGATGGTGGCGTCCGGTGAGCTGAGCGCCCCGATCGTGATCGGCCGCGATCATCTGGATTCCGGATCGGTCGCCTCGCCCTATCGCGAGACCGAGGCAATGCGGGACGGCTCCGACGCGATCGCCGACTGGCCGCTGCTGAACGCGCTGCTCAACACCGCGTCCGGGGCGACCTGGGTGTCGCTGCACCACGGCGGCGGGGTGGGCATCGGCCGGTCCCTGCACGCCGGACAGGTCACCGTCGCCGACGGCACCGAGCTGGCCGCGCGCAAGATCGAGCGGGTGCTGACCAACGACCCGGGCAGCGGCGTCATGCGGCACGTCGACGCGGGCTACGAGCACGCTGCCGAGGTCGCCCGGACCCGCGGCCTGAAGATCCCGATGCTGGAGGAGAAGTGA